The following coding sequences are from one Gossypium raimondii isolate GPD5lz chromosome 4, ASM2569854v1, whole genome shotgun sequence window:
- the LOC105766656 gene encoding uncharacterized protein LOC105766656, which yields MPQGNLETLVSACAGGSCDNKIICETLATSESDSDDHLHPAEKHIEEEIPSDFPPESFCLSKDAEFDWFDRNAFYERKDSHKGNSGPNSANLNPNLNSISNSQRFSLRKSKASIIGLPKPQKSCFVETKNRKPGNTRLFPKRPGSVKSDRPVVEPSSPKVSCMGRVRSKRDRNGRLKKNSQKSTGVETVKEKTTGKRSGLFSSFRAIFRSSGKASESDALPVAQWPPGNRDIRSRLPPDDRDAISMEPEIMESEPVSLGGMKRFASGRRSEPLI from the coding sequence ATGCCACAAGGCAATTTAGAAACCCTTGTTTCCGCCTGTGCCGGGGGCTCTTGCGACAACAAAATCATTTGCGAGACTTTAGCAACCAGCGAAAGTGATTCCGACGACCACCTCCACCCGGCGGAGAAACATATTGAAGAAGAAATCCCGTCGGATTTCCCGCCAGAATCGTTTTGCTTATCCAAAGACGCCGAGTTCGACTGGTTCGATCGTAACGCCTTTTACGAACGGAAAGATTCGCATAAAGGAAACTCAGGTCCCAACTCTGCAAACCTCAACCCTAATCTTAACTCGATCTCCAATTCTCAACGCTTTTCTCTGAGAAAGTCTAAAGCTTCCATCATCGGCTTACCGAAACCGCAGAAGTCTTGCTTTGTCGAAACGAAGAACAGGAAACCTGGGAACACTAGATTGTTTCCTAAACGGCCTGGCTCAGTTAAATCGGATCGGCCAGTTGTTGAACCATCTTCACCTAAGGTTTCTTGTATGGGAAGAGTGAGATCGAAGCGTGACCGGAATGGCCGGCTAAAAAAGAACAGCCAAAAATCGACCGGAGTTGAAACAGTTAAAGAGAAAACGACGGGCAAAAGAAGCggtttattttcaagttttcgtGCTATTTTCAGGTCCAGTGGGAAAGCAAGTGAATCAGACGCGCTTCCAGTAGCCCAGTGGCCGCCAGGGAATAGGGACATTAGGTCTCGTTTGCCACCAGATGATCGTGACGCAATATCGATGGAGCCTGAAATTATGGAGAGTGAACCGGTCAGTCTAGGTGGAATGAAGCGGTTCGCATCCGGTAGGAGATCGGAGCCGTTAATCTGA